A DNA window from Nitrospira sp. contains the following coding sequences:
- a CDS encoding conserved exported protein of unknown function (Evidence 4 : Unknown function but conserved in other organisms; MaGe:77311003), which produces MGSNKVRVDMRPTSWAMGAVLMAVLATGCTTTNQAGTAAEKEYNPPTSIYNVLDSTALVYSDPVAGSPINDNPIRWMGFLLHPLGHALDYAVNRPIYTLTGAFPYLFGFTAEDNMQDSQRR; this is translated from the coding sequence ATGGGATCGAACAAAGTGAGGGTAGATATGCGACCAACATCATGGGCAATGGGCGCGGTGCTGATGGCGGTGCTTGCAACAGGATGCACGACGACGAATCAAGCAGGCACGGCGGCAGAAAAGGAATACAATCCTCCGACAAGTATTTACAACGTGTTGGATAGCACGGCGCTGGTCTATTCAGATCCGGTGGCCGGCAGCCCGATTAACGACAACCCAATCCGCTGGATGGGATTCTTGCTTCACCCGCTCGGCCATGCGTTAGATTATGCGGTGAACCGGCCGATCTATACTTTGACCGGCGCGTTCCCGTATTTGTTCGGCTTCACGGCTGAAGACAATATGCAAGACAGTCAGCGCCGGTAG
- a CDS encoding Methylenetetrahydrofolate--tRNA-(uracil-5-)-methyltransferase TrmFO (MaGe:77311004), with protein sequence MRDDIVIIGGGLAGSEAAWQAANRGAKVTLYEMRPKEMTKAHKTGGLAELVCSNSLGSADPLNAPGILKEEMRRLGSLIIASAEQARVPAGSALAVDRDQFSLAITQALESHPNVRILHEEITEIPTDCLCIIATGPLTSDKLSAAIRAVTQSHHLYFFDAISPIIDTESINMDIVFAASRYDKGGADYLNCPMDEAQYNAFYDALMAAEKVQPKEFEKTPYFEACIPIEVMAERGRQTMLFGPLKPVGLEDPRTGKRPTAVIQLRTENVHRTCYNMVGFQTKLTYPEQKRVFRMIPGLEQAEFLRYGSLHRNTFINAPHLLLNTLQFKSRGTLFFAGQLIGVEGYTESAAMGGFAGINAARALAGLPLVTPPATTAHGCLVGHVASSDPKHFQPMNTNYGLFPPLAQPIRDKEKKRQLIAQRAREDFERWMTQSALS encoded by the coding sequence ATGAGAGATGACATCGTCATCATTGGAGGCGGGCTGGCTGGCTCCGAAGCAGCCTGGCAGGCGGCCAATCGAGGCGCGAAGGTGACGCTCTACGAGATGCGTCCGAAGGAGATGACGAAAGCGCATAAAACCGGCGGCTTGGCGGAGTTAGTCTGCTCCAATTCGCTCGGGTCGGCCGATCCGTTGAACGCCCCCGGCATTCTCAAGGAAGAAATGCGGCGGCTGGGGTCGTTGATTATTGCCTCGGCCGAACAGGCTCGGGTGCCGGCTGGCTCGGCGCTCGCCGTCGATCGCGATCAATTTTCTCTCGCGATCACGCAAGCGTTGGAAAGCCACCCGAATGTCCGCATTCTGCATGAAGAGATCACCGAGATCCCGACCGATTGCCTCTGCATCATTGCCACCGGCCCCTTAACGTCGGACAAACTGTCGGCGGCAATCCGCGCCGTGACGCAATCGCACCATTTATATTTCTTCGACGCTATCTCGCCGATCATCGACACAGAGTCAATCAATATGGACATCGTCTTCGCCGCCTCGCGGTACGATAAAGGGGGCGCCGACTATCTGAACTGTCCGATGGACGAGGCGCAATACAACGCCTTTTACGACGCGCTGATGGCGGCTGAAAAAGTGCAGCCGAAAGAATTCGAGAAGACACCCTATTTTGAAGCCTGCATCCCCATTGAAGTCATGGCGGAACGGGGCCGGCAAACGATGCTCTTCGGCCCGCTGAAACCGGTCGGCCTGGAAGATCCGCGAACCGGAAAGCGGCCGACTGCGGTCATTCAACTCCGAACCGAAAACGTGCATCGGACCTGCTACAACATGGTCGGGTTTCAGACGAAGCTGACCTACCCGGAACAGAAGCGCGTGTTTCGCATGATCCCCGGCTTGGAACAGGCGGAATTCCTCCGGTACGGCAGCCTGCATCGCAACACCTTTATTAACGCGCCGCACCTGCTCTTGAACACCTTGCAGTTCAAATCGCGCGGCACGCTGTTTTTCGCCGGTCAATTGATCGGCGTGGAAGGCTATACCGAATCCGCCGCCATGGGCGGCTTCGCAGGCATCAATGCGGCGCGCGCCCTCGCGGGACTGCCACTCGTGACTCCACCGGCCACAACCGCTCACGGGTGCCTAGTCGGCCATGTCGCCTCGTCCGACCCAAAACATTTCCAGCCGATGAATACGAATTACGGCCTCTTCCCGCCCCTTGCGCAACCGATTCGAGATAAAGAAAAGAAGCGGCAGCTCATTGCCCAGCGGGCTCGTGAGGATTTTGAAAGATGGATGACGCAATCCGCGCTTTCATGA
- a CDS encoding Tyrosine recombinase XerC (MaGe:77311005), which translates to MDDAIRAFMTFLAVERQASPETIRSYRSDLQQLTTFLIQAQSATKRPHRLPIGDVTTDSLRAYLHWLDRKGEKASSLARKLACLRSFYRFHVREGTVAKNPAEDIRSPKLPKTLPRVLTKDDANALMEFPKGVAPLSLRDRAILETLYSTGARVSEAVGLNLGDLNQADELVHLRGKGRKERIVPIGDVALQAIQAYRHSLNLAADRGHATMPLFLNHQGGRLTARSVARLVARYSSRLAGGAVSPHALRHSYATHLLDEGADLRSIQEMLGHASLSTTQKYTHLATDQLLAVYDRAHPRAKTTKTPPRKDPPAS; encoded by the coding sequence ATGGATGACGCAATCCGCGCTTTCATGACCTTTCTCGCCGTCGAGCGGCAGGCCTCGCCGGAAACCATCCGCAGTTATCGTTCGGATCTCCAACAGCTGACGACCTTTCTCATTCAGGCCCAATCGGCGACGAAAAGACCGCACAGGCTCCCGATTGGCGACGTGACCACAGACTCCCTGCGCGCCTATTTGCACTGGCTTGACCGGAAGGGGGAAAAAGCCTCCTCCCTCGCACGCAAGCTCGCCTGCCTGAGAAGCTTCTACCGGTTCCATGTCCGCGAAGGGACTGTCGCAAAGAATCCAGCCGAAGATATCCGAAGCCCGAAGCTCCCTAAGACTCTGCCGCGGGTGCTGACAAAAGACGACGCCAACGCGCTGATGGAATTTCCGAAAGGCGTCGCGCCCTTGTCGCTCCGCGATCGCGCTATTTTAGAGACGCTCTATTCCACCGGCGCCCGCGTCAGTGAAGCCGTGGGGTTGAATCTTGGCGACCTCAACCAAGCCGACGAACTCGTCCATCTGCGCGGGAAAGGCCGGAAGGAACGGATCGTTCCCATTGGCGATGTCGCGCTCCAAGCGATCCAGGCCTATCGTCATTCGTTGAACCTGGCAGCCGATCGGGGCCACGCTACGATGCCACTGTTTCTCAACCACCAGGGCGGCCGCTTGACCGCGCGCAGCGTCGCCCGCCTCGTCGCCCGCTATTCCAGCCGCCTGGCAGGCGGTGCCGTTAGCCCCCATGCGCTCCGCCACTCCTACGCAACCCATCTCCTCGACGAAGGCGCAGATCTCCGTTCTATCCAAGAAATGTTGGGGCACGCTTCGCTCAGCACCACACAAAAATATACCCATCTGGCGACCGACCAGCTGCTGGCCGTCTATGACCGCGCGCATCCCAGGGCCAAAACTACGAAGACGCCGCCACGAAAAGACCCTCCTGCGTCATGA
- a CDS encoding Acetylglutamate kinase (MaGe:77311006): protein MNRLIKKANILIEALPYIRTFRGKTVVIKYGGHAMTETALKERFAEDIVLLKYVGLNPVIVHGGGPQIDKMLTRLGIEAKFRHGVRITDEATMEIVEMVLAGKINMEIVELLNRHGGRSVGLSGKDGGLLMAQPLTAKSWAKSLGKDLEGDDQGDFGLVGEVQSVDSSLVLKLQQDHYIPVIAPIGTDKNGNTYNINADLVAGAIAASLHAEKLVMMTDIKGIRDANNRHLSTVSRKDVQRMVKKGVIGEGMLPKVHACLDALAGGAGKAHIIDGRIPHALLLEIFTRKGIGTEIVS, encoded by the coding sequence ATGAATCGACTGATTAAGAAAGCCAATATCCTGATCGAGGCGCTCCCCTACATCCGCACCTTCCGAGGCAAAACGGTCGTCATTAAGTATGGCGGGCATGCGATGACCGAGACTGCGCTCAAGGAGCGGTTCGCGGAAGACATCGTCCTGCTCAAGTATGTCGGGCTCAATCCCGTCATCGTGCATGGCGGCGGCCCCCAGATCGACAAGATGTTGACCAGGCTCGGCATCGAAGCCAAGTTTCGCCACGGCGTCCGGATCACCGACGAAGCCACCATGGAAATCGTGGAGATGGTCCTGGCCGGCAAGATCAACATGGAAATCGTGGAACTGCTGAATCGCCATGGAGGGCGCTCTGTCGGCCTCAGCGGAAAAGACGGCGGGCTGCTCATGGCGCAACCGCTCACCGCCAAATCCTGGGCCAAGAGTTTAGGCAAAGATTTGGAAGGCGACGACCAAGGCGATTTCGGATTAGTCGGCGAAGTGCAATCCGTTGACTCCAGTCTCGTGCTGAAGCTTCAACAAGACCACTACATTCCGGTCATCGCGCCGATCGGAACCGACAAGAACGGCAACACCTACAACATCAACGCCGACCTCGTCGCCGGTGCCATTGCCGCCTCGCTCCACGCGGAAAAGCTGGTGATGATGACCGACATCAAGGGAATCCGCGACGCCAACAACCGCCACCTTTCGACGGTCTCGCGGAAAGACGTGCAGCGGATGGTCAAAAAGGGCGTGATCGGCGAAGGCATGTTGCCGAAAGTGCATGCCTGCCTCGATGCACTGGCCGGAGGGGCCGGGAAGGCCCACATCATCGACGGCCGCATTCCGCACGCCCTCTTGCTCGAAATCTTCACCCGCAAAGGCATCGGCACCGAGATCGTGTCGTAG
- a CDS encoding Peptidase, M28 family (MaGe:77311007), which translates to MASHLLTHLAALVRERHPRTSPAALRETATYLSQQFTRAGLVADTHRFAAWGKPYDNVIGTKPAAHRTSAAPLILAAHYDTVEGSPGADDNASSLAVLLEVARRLAPTALARPVQFIAFCLEEEDLLGSRAYVKHLAATGHSVHGAIVLECVGYASDREGSQKTPPGIPVAVPSVGNFLALIGNQASAQLTTTLTHTMTPMIPIVPLIVPGNGEQLPDTRRSDHTAFWEQGIPAVMATDTANFRNPHYHRSTDTIDTLNLHFLNAVADAVTAAVLAITQ; encoded by the coding sequence GTGGCCAGCCACCTCCTGACACATCTCGCCGCGCTCGTACGAGAGCGCCATCCCCGCACATCGCCGGCCGCATTACGTGAAACCGCGACCTATCTGTCGCAACAATTCACCCGGGCCGGACTAGTTGCCGACACCCACCGATTCGCTGCTTGGGGCAAACCTTACGACAACGTGATCGGGACCAAGCCCGCCGCGCATCGCACGTCCGCCGCGCCGCTGATTCTAGCCGCCCACTACGATACCGTCGAAGGGTCGCCCGGCGCCGACGACAATGCGAGCAGCCTCGCCGTGCTGCTCGAAGTCGCTCGCCGGCTTGCGCCAACCGCTCTGGCAAGGCCGGTCCAATTCATCGCCTTCTGTCTGGAAGAAGAAGACCTGCTGGGCAGCCGCGCCTACGTGAAGCATCTCGCCGCAACCGGTCATTCCGTGCATGGCGCCATCGTGCTCGAATGCGTGGGCTACGCCAGCGATCGGGAAGGTTCGCAGAAAACCCCGCCCGGCATTCCCGTGGCCGTGCCCTCCGTGGGAAACTTTCTAGCGCTGATCGGCAACCAAGCCTCGGCTCAACTGACGACGACCTTGACGCATACCATGACGCCCATGATCCCAATTGTTCCCCTCATCGTGCCGGGCAATGGAGAACAATTGCCCGACACCAGACGAAGCGATCACACAGCCTTTTGGGAACAAGGCATTCCCGCCGTGATGGCGACCGATACCGCGAATTTTCGAAATCCACACTATCATCGCTCGACCGATACGATCGATACACTCAACCTTCATTTCCTCAACGCCGTGGCGGATGCCGTCACAGCCGCAGTACTAGCGATCACCCAGTGA
- a CDS encoding hypothetical protein (Evidence 5 : Unknown function; MaGe:77311008) — translation MHGSRVPTLAAFSLCLKPVKDIKNLWRQTDLMKI, via the coding sequence TTGCATGGCTCGCGGGTACCGACTCTTGCGGCATTTTCGCTCTGCCTCAAGCCCGTCAAGGACATTAAGAACCTCTGGCGGCAAACCGACTTGATGAAAATATAA
- a CDS encoding hypothetical protein (Evidence 4 : Unknown function but conserved in other organisms; MaGe:77311009) — translation MKTSIFFSWQSDAPTKTGRNFLRKALEEACEEIEAESYIDDALRDELIVDSDTQGEAGQPPIAETIFRKIDAAAVFVADVTFAATRVDGRPTPNPNVLIEYGWALKSLGHSRVISVMNDAYGEPSHETLPFDLAHVRWPTRFKLPEGASDQQKADERRKLVTSLKKAIKASIATISLPPAQPAPIFPKAAPKDGPARFRSTNVELGYDEGHWNQGSYKVFLKPGPAIWLRVMPATPPQKSWTPRQLKELAISGNTIHLLPFLRSSGYSWLRAEDGWGVFDVSGAIDEQQNRKEASSTVFAFQTGEIWSTDTTLLARHSKWIPFFEENFNERCAQYAHFLKMLDVPPPYHWIAGITGVKGRQLTVPPESGYMDIRTDGPLCVSDSIEVEGTYRAGQTTKEAMLPFYTEIFEKCGMERPSYLNG, via the coding sequence ATGAAAACTTCGATTTTCTTTTCCTGGCAAAGCGACGCACCAACAAAAACCGGGAGAAACTTTTTACGAAAAGCTCTTGAAGAGGCCTGTGAAGAAATCGAAGCAGAATCCTACATTGATGACGCATTGCGCGACGAGCTCATAGTGGACAGTGACACACAAGGTGAAGCAGGCCAGCCGCCTATAGCAGAAACGATCTTTAGAAAAATTGATGCGGCTGCCGTCTTCGTTGCAGATGTGACGTTCGCCGCAACGCGAGTAGATGGACGGCCAACGCCAAATCCGAATGTGCTTATCGAGTATGGGTGGGCCTTGAAATCCTTAGGCCACTCCCGCGTCATCTCGGTTATGAATGACGCATACGGCGAGCCTTCCCATGAAACACTGCCTTTCGACCTTGCTCACGTTCGATGGCCGACACGCTTCAAATTGCCGGAGGGTGCCTCAGATCAACAAAAGGCCGATGAAAGGCGCAAATTGGTTACGAGCTTGAAGAAGGCTATCAAGGCTAGCATTGCAACGATATCACTACCTCCCGCCCAACCAGCACCCATATTCCCTAAAGCTGCTCCCAAAGACGGACCTGCCCGCTTCAGAAGTACAAATGTGGAACTCGGATACGATGAAGGTCATTGGAACCAGGGCAGCTATAAAGTTTTTCTAAAGCCGGGGCCTGCTATCTGGCTTCGCGTCATGCCCGCTACACCTCCTCAAAAGTCATGGACGCCTCGCCAACTCAAAGAACTCGCGATATCGGGTAATACTATTCACTTGCTCCCCTTCTTGCGGAGTTCTGGCTATAGCTGGTTGCGTGCTGAGGATGGCTGGGGAGTTTTCGACGTTTCTGGCGCAATTGACGAACAACAAAACCGCAAAGAAGCATCGAGCACAGTATTCGCCTTTCAGACTGGAGAAATATGGAGTACCGACACAACATTGCTCGCACGACATAGTAAGTGGATCCCCTTTTTCGAGGAAAATTTTAATGAGCGTTGTGCTCAGTATGCCCATTTCCTAAAAATGTTGGATGTGCCACCACCCTATCACTGGATAGCGGGGATTACCGGTGTTAAGGGCCGCCAGTTAACCGTGCCACCAGAGTCGGGTTACATGGACATAAGAACAGATGGTCCACTTTGCGTGAGTGATAGCATAGAAGTTGAAGGAACGTACCGGGCTGGCCAGACGACAAAAGAGGCAATGCTTCCCTTTTATACTGAAATTTTCGAAAAATGCGGCATGGAACGCCCTTCGTATCTGAACGGCTAG
- a CDS encoding hypothetical protein (Evidence 5 : Unknown function; MaGe:77311010), translated as MLTKDHRIRYRNLERTALMQAGVAAFILTAGDLQGDEMARIFVDALPAISKFLRKHEKPFIAKVGRSGSVSMLLQ; from the coding sequence GTGCTCACCAAAGACCATCGCATCCGATACCGGAATCTTGAACGAACGGCGCTCATGCAGGCCGGTGTCGCGGCGTTTATCCTTACTGCTGGCGATCTTCAAGGAGATGAGATGGCCCGCATCTTCGTGGATGCTCTTCCGGCCATCTCGAAGTTTCTCAGAAAACACGAGAAGCCGTTCATCGCCAAAGTCGGCAGATCTGGTTCGGTGTCCATGCTGCTTCAATAG
- a CDS encoding putative antitoxin VapB45 (Evidence 3 : Putative function from multiple computational evidences; MaGe:77311011) codes for MPRRSSAFTRATDIRELPSYGFAEAAQYLRIPRTTIRDWVTGRYYGGPASRRFSKPIIALADPSARSLSFMNLVEIHVLDAIRREYNIPLEKVRKAVAYLSKQFPSKHPLADREFETDGLDLFIQKFGQLINISQAGQLAMKEVLQTHLQRIERDLSGIPVRLYPFTRKRESREEPRAVVIDPHVSFGRPVLSGTGIPTAVIAERYKAGESMDALADDYGRQRFEIEEAIRCELALDAA; via the coding sequence ATGCCGAGGAGATCATCAGCCTTCACTCGCGCCACCGACATTCGTGAGCTGCCTTCGTACGGCTTTGCGGAAGCCGCGCAATACCTGCGCATCCCTCGGACCACCATTCGGGACTGGGTCACGGGCCGATATTATGGAGGGCCTGCCAGTCGTCGATTTTCCAAGCCAATCATCGCGTTGGCCGATCCAAGTGCGCGATCCCTCTCTTTCATGAATCTCGTCGAGATCCATGTGCTTGACGCAATTCGCCGAGAATACAACATTCCGCTGGAAAAAGTGCGAAAAGCCGTCGCCTATCTCTCCAAGCAATTCCCGTCGAAACATCCGTTGGCCGACCGTGAGTTTGAAACGGACGGCCTCGATCTATTCATTCAAAAGTTTGGGCAGTTGATCAACATCTCGCAAGCAGGACAACTGGCCATGAAAGAAGTGCTGCAGACCCATCTGCAGCGGATCGAGCGAGATCTCTCAGGCATCCCTGTCCGGCTCTATCCGTTCACCCGCAAACGGGAGTCTCGTGAAGAGCCGCGGGCAGTCGTCATCGATCCACACGTGTCATTCGGCCGGCCCGTCTTGTCGGGTACCGGCATTCCGACCGCCGTGATTGCGGAGCGGTACAAAGCCGGTGAATCGATGGACGCGCTTGCAGATGACTATGGACGTCAGCGGTTCGAAATCGAAGAAGCCATCAGGTGCGAGCTCGCCCTCGACGCCGCCTGA
- a CDS encoding hypothetical protein (Evidence 4 : Unknown function but conserved in other organisms; MaGe:77311012) has product MGRDLSVKTRRAIANLFSQLDYNALGPVYCYEGGDEFWKAKRKPCERLGNRIALALRDRLAPQGRSLYVGAGVAELPPLLMEALDLQRDVAPYNLRRTEVAAINRACRSLPVRFHALDAAKAKGRFDHLWMVSVLNDPERFPDLAPLSYGNANPVTFDPAKFERQRRIVRSIVERVMPKLSLPGLVTTSTEEVVWIADWCHRKKIPYLVERVQFPTALVGDPVCFMKIGSAVKKIRRPRIARP; this is encoded by the coding sequence ATGGGAAGAGACCTTTCGGTAAAGACCCGACGGGCGATTGCTAATTTGTTCTCCCAACTGGACTACAACGCTCTCGGCCCGGTGTATTGCTATGAAGGTGGCGATGAATTCTGGAAGGCCAAGCGCAAGCCCTGTGAACGGCTGGGGAACCGGATCGCGCTGGCGCTGCGCGACCGCCTCGCCCCGCAGGGGCGAAGCCTCTACGTGGGAGCCGGCGTCGCGGAACTTCCGCCGCTGCTTATGGAAGCCCTCGACCTCCAGCGAGACGTCGCCCCATACAATCTTCGCCGCACTGAAGTCGCCGCCATCAATCGAGCCTGTCGCTCCTTGCCGGTCCGGTTTCACGCCCTTGATGCGGCGAAGGCCAAGGGACGGTTCGATCATCTCTGGATGGTGAGTGTGCTCAACGATCCGGAGCGATTCCCAGACCTGGCGCCGCTGTCCTATGGAAATGCGAATCCGGTCACCTTCGACCCTGCAAAGTTTGAACGGCAGCGGCGCATCGTCCGTTCGATTGTCGAGCGCGTCATGCCGAAGCTGAGCCTGCCTGGACTGGTCACGACCTCGACGGAAGAAGTGGTCTGGATCGCCGACTGGTGCCATCGCAAGAAGATCCCGTACCTCGTGGAACGGGTCCAATTCCCAACTGCCTTGGTGGGAGATCCGGTCTGTTTTATGAAGATTGGTTCGGCGGTGAAAAAAATTCGACGGCCCCGGATCGCTAGACCCTAA
- a CDS encoding Protein YrdA (MaGe:77311013), whose protein sequence is MRSVIRTFKGVKPTIPDSCFIEDTAVVIGDVAMGEDCSVWFNAVIRGDVHYIRIGNRTNVQDLCMLHVTHDTHPLIIGNEVTIGHSVVLHGCTIKDRVLVGMGAIVMDGAVIGEDSVIGAGALVTEGTIVPPKSLILGSPAKVKRAATEQELAWVKESAANYVKYARQYMDDSSKPPTGFRV, encoded by the coding sequence GTGCGGTCCGTGATCCGAACTTTTAAAGGCGTCAAGCCCACGATCCCGGATTCCTGCTTTATCGAAGACACCGCCGTAGTGATTGGCGATGTGGCGATGGGGGAGGATTGCAGTGTCTGGTTCAACGCCGTGATCCGCGGCGATGTCCACTACATCCGCATCGGGAACCGGACGAACGTGCAGGATCTCTGCATGTTGCACGTGACGCACGACACTCATCCCTTGATCATTGGGAATGAGGTGACGATCGGGCACAGTGTGGTGTTGCATGGCTGCACGATCAAGGACCGTGTCTTAGTCGGCATGGGGGCGATTGTGATGGATGGCGCTGTGATCGGGGAAGATTCCGTCATCGGCGCCGGGGCGCTCGTCACGGAAGGGACAATTGTGCCGCCCAAGAGTCTAATCCTTGGATCTCCAGCCAAGGTGAAACGTGCGGCGACCGAGCAAGAGTTGGCCTGGGTCAAAGAGTCGGCGGCGAATTACGTGAAGTACGCCCGCCAGTACATGGACGATTCGTCGAAGCCACCCACCGGCTTTAGGGTCTAG